The Theobroma cacao cultivar B97-61/B2 chromosome 2, Criollo_cocoa_genome_V2, whole genome shotgun sequence genome includes the window caacatatttttgttttgagaaaaatcGTGCATCAATTACtgaatcaaatattcaaacacaataaagatgaattttatttaataaaattacatatattttttaattaaatatgtttatattcaaGCATGTATAGTATGTTTATGAACTATCTAAACATTGCATTGTCTGTAAGTTCTTCTATATGCATTTGTTGAATGctgttgattatttttttgaaaaatttatcatacttttatttcaaattaattacaaatcgagttaatttttattgaatttaatttaaataaggCACGTCATGAATGAATTATAATACTGTACGTAGTGCATGCAAATTGAGGCAGCCTGCTGTTTTCCATGGAAAATCATCAATcatcaagaaaaagggaaaaagaaaaaagaaaaaaaaaagccggCAGAAAGAAgacaatatatatgaaaataaaaggaataaaaaagtgaggaaaaaggaaaggtgGAGAGTCCACAATAATTGGCATCAAATGCTTATGGGGATTCGCACTGTTGCTGAATTCCAAGATCTGCAGACATCAATTATACATATTATTTATGCtgcaataataaataaaaatcactttatcataaaaaagaagaaagaaaacccaatttcctttttcttcattgCTTGGCTTGTCTGCTTGCCATTGGGTGGAGGACTAAGCAATCTGTTGTCTCTCCGGAAGAAAGATGGAGAGTAAACAAAAGCAAAGAACCCCACACTTAAAAATTtgtaagaaagaaaagtagCAGTAAACCAGCAGTAGTAGCAGTAGGCTAAGGTGGTTTAGTTTTtagtgagagagaaaaaggcaTAACCAATTAGGGCTCCGTCGGAAAGTTGCCCACATAAAGGTAACTTGCCCTCCTCCCTCTTAACCCcctcctttcctttttcttcttcctgtCGTTTTTCGCCCTTGGATTCTTTTCGATTGAATTCACTCTGATGGGATTTTGTGTCTAGGATTCGCTTTGGGGGTTGAGTTTTCGAGATTGATAtggcatttttcttttggtatTTGTCCCAACATGCGACTGGAGGGTTTTGATGAgctgaaatgaaaaaatttgataCTCTTTTGAAGGAAGTTGAGGGGTAAGATGAGGTGGTCGTTagttaattttgacatttgaaTTTGGTCTGGTGTTTTTGGGTGAAGTAAACTTTTGAGTGAAATCGcgtaagaaaggaaaaaatgacAACAGAATCAAACACGGGGTTTCATCATGAAGATAGTTTAGCTTTTATGATGAATCGGAACGCTATATCTTTCCAATCAGCTGCTATTAGCAGTAGTTCCGAGATGATTCCGATAAGTAGTTACTTTGCACCGCCGCCCTTGTTTTTGTCAGGGAATTCCGGTATCATTACCACCTCCCCTTGCTTAATCCAACCTGGAACCTCTTCTGGCTCTTCTCTCCTTCTTGATTCCGTTGCAGGGCTCAAGCATGATACGGGGTTGGCTGTTGAATGGTCTGTCGACGAACAGCACATATTGGACAATGGCCTTGAAAAGTATGTCCTAATTAATTTCTTCCTGGCTTTTATACAATGCCTTTTTGAGACCTATTCGGTTTTTAACAGTATAAGCAGAATAATGGAGTCGAATTGATCATAGTTAATACTGAGTAATAGATTCCCTAATTATGTTTCTAGGATTGCTTTTAGCTTTTGCATATGCCTTTTATGATAAAACTGTTCCCAAGGAGGTACTTATTAGGTATATCTTGTTTTTGAAATGAAGATTCAGTGCTGATTTCCATTTTcaatatacatgtatatacgTAGATATAAAGAGGAACCAAATATTATGAAGTATATAAAGATTGCGGCTACCTTACCTGATAAAACTGTACGTGATGTTGCGTTGAGGTGTAGGTGGATGCAAGTAAGCTTCTAGCTTCTTTAATGATGCATTTCTACCATCGCTTGTACC containing:
- the LOC18610058 gene encoding uncharacterized protein LOC18610058 isoform X2, producing the protein MTTESNTGFHHEDSLAFMMNRNAISFQSAAISSSSEMIPISSYFAPPPLFLSGNSGIITTSPCLIQPGTSSGSSLLLDSVAGLKHDTGLAVEWSVDEQHILDNGLEKYKEEPNIMKYIKIAATLPDKTVRDVALRCRWMQRKRRKPEEYIAGKKVNNRKDKLVESSSKMNMPSALPQNMTVYPLMVHHLGQNERMPSEGISGTTMQRLKQNAQTFTQITSNLSAYKSENWIIRITDESRENSNFSSIVIVPNVLATFTS